The Tissierellales bacterium nucleotide sequence ATGTTTACTAAATTTAGATCCACATATTTTGCTCTACAACTTCTTTTGTAATGAAATAGCTCAGCTTTAAACATATACTGATTCCGATCTATATGTGGAGGCTCATTTCCAATATGTTTAATTTGTATGTAATAGGATTTTCTTGCTACAATGTCCATAGATATATGGTTTGCTGTACCATTTTTTTGACCTTCTAGATAAATTTGATTTTGAAACTCATCGTATATTTTCATGCTTAATTCTAAGCCGTCAAACATTGGTTCTAAATGAAATTCCACTTTACCACTTTTTTCCCATTCGATCACATATGTGTCAATATCACCTTTAAAATAAATTTTACCAAATACATTTTCATTGTTCTTTATATTTTTAGCCATGTCTTTCACTCCTTTGATAGAATCAAAGATAAAAGACGTATTTTTTTCATTTTTTGTAAACCCTAATTTGAAAATTTTATTGAAAAATTTTGGAAAATAAAAAATACCGCAAAACTCATATCACATAGAAATCAAAAAGTGATGGTAGTTTTACGGTATATTATTCACATTCTGCATTATTGTTTATTTACTGCTATGATGTTTTTTAAGCGATGAAGTGCATATTCTACAATCAAGAGGATAGATCCAATGAAAAGAAGTTCGCGAGCTATTGCTTCTTCAGACGCATCAGAAATCACAGCTGCGTAAACAGATTTTCCACCAGAGAAAAATATACTATTTAGTGAAATCATCTTAAATTGTATCAAAATACCCGAAATAACTAAAATAAAACCTATTACCAAAGCGAAAAACTTTAGATTTCTTTTAAACCATGTAGAAATAGATGTAAAAGAATCGTCAATGCCTTTATCAATACTCTCTTCTATAACTGTTTTTTCAACATTTCTATCAATACTTTTTTCCATGAACCACTCCACCCTTCTTTGTTAATCTAGCTTTCAAAATAAGCGTATACCTTTGGTGTTAAATTGTCAATGTAAAAACATGGGATATTTTATTCAAATATGTGTAATAATAAGTATATATAGTAATGGGGGAGTATTATGAAAAAAAATATATTGGTAGTAGAAGATGAGAGCAGAATGAGAGAATTTATAGGATTGTATTTGAGAAAAGAGGGATACAATGTTGTAGAAGCAGAGAATGGAGAAGTAGCGCTAGAAAAATTTAGAGAATTCGAAATTGACTTAGTAGTATTAGACATAATGATGCCCAAATTAGGAGGGTTTGAAGTATGCAAAAGTATACGTGAGGATTCAAATATTCCTATAATAATACTTACAGCCATAGAAGCAGAGAATGATCATATAAAGGGATATGAATTGGGCGCAGATGACTATGTTACCAAACCTTTCAAGATAAAAATTTTACTTGCAAAGATAAAGCGATTTGTGGAAAAGTCATCAAATGAAACTAATAAAAAAATATTTGAATATAAATCGTTAAAAGTAGATTTAGATGGAAGAGAAGTTTTCGTAAATGATGAGAGTATGAAATTAGCACCTAAAGAGTTTGAGTTACTCGCATATTTGATAATGAACCATGGGATAGCTCTTTCTAGAGATCAGATATTAGAAAATGTATGGGGATATGATTTTGAGGGAGAGAGCCGAGTTGTAGACAATCATATAAAAAAACTCAGGAGCAAACTTGGACTGTATTCAAAACTTATTCAGACCATGATATCTATTGGTTATAAATTTGAGGTGGATGAATGATGAAGAAAGGCATAGTAATAAAAATATTCTGGAGCATAGTTGGGATTTTTGTATTGGTAATGCTAGTTCAATTAGCATTTCAAAACTTTTTTTTAGAAGATATATATTTAAATATGAAAATTTCAAAGGTGGAGAGATCTTTTGATGAATTGGTAAGGGAGTATGAACAAGAGCATTGGTCTAAAGAAAAATTAAATGAAAAGACAGA carries:
- a CDS encoding response regulator transcription factor, which codes for MKKNILVVEDESRMREFIGLYLRKEGYNVVEAENGEVALEKFREFEIDLVVLDIMMPKLGGFEVCKSIREDSNIPIIILTAIEAENDHIKGYELGADDYVTKPFKIKILLAKIKRFVEKSSNETNKKIFEYKSLKVDLDGREVFVNDESMKLAPKEFELLAYLIMNHGIALSRDQILENVWGYDFEGESRVVDNHIKKLRSKLGLYSKLIQTMISIGYKFEVDE